From one Catellatospora sp. IY07-71 genomic stretch:
- a CDS encoding YceI family protein yields the protein MTTNTRTWHGLTIPTAGTFVLDAAHTRVGFVIRHLVVSKVRGAFKDVAGEIVIAEEPLDSSVNAVIQAASIDTGVADRDNHLRTGDFLEAEKYPELSFRSTGLRAVSGENFILVGDLTIKDVTKRVELELEFGGVQKSPYGQEVIGFSATTEIDREDFNVTWNQALETGGMMLGKTLKIEIEGEAVRQA from the coding sequence ATGACCACGAACACCCGTACCTGGCACGGTCTCACCATCCCCACCGCCGGCACCTTCGTGCTCGACGCCGCCCACACGCGGGTCGGGTTCGTCATCCGGCACCTGGTGGTGAGCAAGGTGCGCGGCGCGTTCAAGGACGTGGCCGGTGAGATCGTCATCGCGGAGGAGCCGCTGGACTCTTCGGTCAACGCCGTGATCCAGGCGGCCAGCATCGACACCGGCGTCGCCGACCGCGACAACCACCTGCGCACCGGCGACTTCCTGGAGGCCGAGAAGTACCCGGAGCTGAGCTTCCGCAGCACCGGCCTGCGCGCGGTGTCCGGCGAGAACTTCATCCTCGTCGGCGACCTGACCATCAAGGACGTCACCAAGCGCGTCGAGCTGGAGCTCGAGTTCGGTGGCGTGCAGAAGAGCCCGTACGGCCAGGAGGTCATCGGCTTCAGCGCGACCACCGAGATCGACCGCGAGGACTTCAACGTGACCTGGAACCAGGCGCTGGAGACCGGCGGCATGATGCTCGGCAAGACGCTGAAGATCGAGATCGAGGGCGAGGCCGTTCGCCAGGCCTGA
- a CDS encoding class I SAM-dependent methyltransferase, whose product MSTVERDRPATAGTVARTPVEMPHWSDLTGPPGPCGGRAAAALLARAVPPQARVLVAGPHDPALVAGLPVPPERITWLLRSRQDAVDAARAVGAEVVCGGPEAVAGRAYDVIVALDGLDRVVSAEGPQPGWVPALDALAALLTPGGLLLLGVANPLGVHELTALTPTPHEAADRHWHAPAAADPERPGSPDRLRAVLARDGLTMRRLWLGYPDPLAPALLLDPEACGPDAPGGMGAAVDLALAGAWAGRDGAAVLSDPHALAADALANGLGPAFAPLWLVAAVRPSTTVPQADASAGPGIPEGALATSGMHPGHGPMPESGERPAARPGAVLPELIHAEPATGPYAVTWTFTGGERAAGTSAAPDGELFGITRDVAAAAGPVPAGPGFERVLRDACRRRDTPRARALLTAYADWLRGHADEQGEVAGAYACAGLDGLALSPGGPAVLDPSWSAGARPFPVVLARTLHRFAERLLISGAVHPWPSTLDAAELTPVLIGAAGDRPDPAAVTAAVEFDADLRAAAAGLDQAGRDRLARRAAAVGTGTAPDVAAYRELLLADRRLRGELAHTRGVAARAEQQRRAAEEAARAARQTVAQLKGSASFRLGRALLAPARWARGAARRLRRR is encoded by the coding sequence GTGAGCACGGTCGAACGCGATCGCCCGGCCACTGCGGGGACGGTGGCGCGGACCCCGGTGGAGATGCCGCACTGGTCCGATCTCACCGGCCCGCCGGGCCCGTGCGGCGGCCGTGCCGCTGCGGCGCTGCTGGCCCGCGCCGTGCCACCGCAAGCCCGGGTGCTGGTCGCCGGGCCGCACGACCCGGCCCTCGTCGCCGGGCTCCCCGTGCCGCCCGAACGGATCACCTGGCTGCTGCGCTCCCGCCAGGACGCCGTCGACGCGGCGCGGGCCGTCGGCGCGGAGGTGGTCTGCGGCGGGCCGGAGGCGGTCGCCGGGCGCGCGTACGACGTGATCGTGGCCCTGGACGGGCTGGACCGGGTCGTGTCGGCCGAGGGTCCGCAGCCGGGCTGGGTGCCGGCACTCGACGCGCTCGCGGCCCTGCTCACGCCGGGCGGGCTGCTGCTGCTCGGCGTGGCCAACCCGCTGGGCGTACACGAGCTGACCGCGCTGACGCCCACTCCCCACGAGGCGGCCGACCGGCACTGGCACGCGCCCGCCGCCGCCGATCCCGAGCGGCCCGGCAGCCCGGACCGGCTGCGCGCGGTGCTGGCCCGCGACGGCCTGACGATGCGCCGCCTGTGGCTGGGCTACCCCGACCCGCTCGCCCCCGCGTTGCTGCTCGACCCGGAGGCCTGCGGCCCCGACGCGCCCGGGGGTATGGGCGCGGCGGTGGACCTCGCGCTCGCGGGCGCCTGGGCGGGCAGGGACGGAGCAGCGGTGCTCAGTGACCCGCACGCCCTCGCGGCCGACGCGCTCGCCAACGGGCTGGGCCCGGCCTTCGCCCCGCTGTGGCTGGTGGCGGCCGTACGGCCGAGCACCACGGTGCCGCAGGCCGACGCATCCGCCGGACCAGGCATCCCGGAAGGTGCCCTCGCAACTTCTGGGATGCATCCCGGCCACGGACCGATGCCGGAGAGCGGTGAGCGGCCGGCCGCCCGTCCGGGCGCGGTGTTGCCGGAGCTGATCCATGCCGAGCCCGCCACGGGGCCATATGCGGTGACCTGGACCTTCACGGGAGGCGAGCGCGCTGCCGGCACATCGGCCGCCCCGGACGGCGAGCTGTTCGGGATCACGCGGGACGTCGCGGCGGCGGCGGGACCTGTACCTGCCGGGCCCGGGTTCGAGCGGGTGCTGCGGGACGCGTGCCGCCGCCGGGACACGCCACGTGCGCGCGCGCTGCTGACGGCGTACGCGGACTGGCTGCGCGGCCACGCCGACGAGCAGGGGGAGGTCGCCGGGGCCTACGCGTGCGCGGGTCTGGACGGGCTGGCGCTGTCGCCCGGCGGCCCGGCCGTGCTCGACCCGTCGTGGTCGGCAGGAGCACGGCCGTTCCCGGTGGTGCTGGCGCGCACCCTGCACCGGTTCGCGGAGCGGCTGCTGATCAGCGGTGCCGTGCACCCGTGGCCCAGCACGCTGGACGCCGCTGAACTGACGCCGGTCCTGATCGGCGCGGCCGGGGACCGGCCGGACCCGGCCGCGGTGACCGCCGCGGTGGAGTTCGACGCGGACCTGCGGGCCGCCGCGGCGGGGCTGGATCAGGCCGGGCGGGACCGGCTGGCGCGGCGGGCCGCCGCGGTCGGCACCGGCACCGCGCCCGACGTCGCCGCGTATCGGGAGCTGCTGCTGGCCGACCGGCGGCTGCGCGGCGAGCTGGCGCACACGCGCGGGGTGGCGGCCCGCGCGGAGCAGCAGCGGCGGGCCGCCGAGGAGGCGGCACGGGCCGCGCGGCAGACCGTCGCGCAGCTGAAGGGCTCGGCGAGCTTCCGG